Proteins encoded in a region of the Mycobacterium branderi genome:
- a CDS encoding FadR/GntR family transcriptional regulator, with translation MNQSSPFRPPDRQRLDEQIAASIADAILDGAFPPGSTLPPERELSEQFGVNRTSLRQGLARLQHMGLIEARQGSGNVVRDPGGLTHPAVVEALVRKLGPDFLAELLELRTAFGAFIGRLAAERSTPDDARALRAALTAVQTAETSEARQEADLAFFRVLVHATRNRALGLLYRWVEQAFGGREHELTAAYDDADTVVAELQTITDAVLAHNAPGAAATVEAYLQASALRMVESYKLFGESRRRVDRDEP, from the coding sequence CCCGTTTCGTCCGCCGGATCGTCAGCGCCTCGACGAGCAAATTGCCGCGTCGATCGCCGACGCCATCCTCGACGGCGCCTTCCCGCCCGGGTCGACGTTGCCGCCGGAGCGGGAACTTTCCGAGCAGTTCGGCGTCAACCGCACGTCGCTGCGGCAGGGGCTGGCGCGGCTGCAGCACATGGGGCTGATCGAGGCCCGGCAGGGCAGCGGCAACGTGGTTCGCGACCCCGGCGGCCTGACCCACCCCGCGGTGGTCGAGGCGCTGGTGCGCAAGCTGGGCCCGGACTTCCTGGCGGAGCTGTTGGAGCTGCGAACTGCGTTCGGCGCATTCATCGGCCGGTTGGCCGCCGAGCGCAGCACACCCGACGACGCCCGGGCGCTGCGCGCGGCACTGACGGCGGTTCAGACGGCCGAGACCTCGGAGGCCCGCCAAGAGGCCGACCTGGCGTTCTTCCGCGTGCTGGTGCACGCCACCCGCAACCGGGCGCTGGGGCTGCTGTACCGGTGGGTCGAGCAGGCCTTCGGCGGCCGCGAACACGAGCTGACCGCCGCCTACGACGACGCCGACACCGTGGTGGCCGAGCTGCAAACGATCACCGACGCGGTGCTGGCGCACAACGCCCCGGGGGCCGCCGCGACGGTCGAGGCCTACCTGCAGGCCAGCGCGCTGCGGATGGTCGAGTCGTACAAGC